A single genomic interval of Perca fluviatilis chromosome 19, GENO_Pfluv_1.0, whole genome shotgun sequence harbors:
- the ppm1ba gene encoding protein phosphatase 1B isoform X2: protein MGAFLDKPRTEKHNLHAEGNGLRYGLSSMQGWRVEMEDAHTAVLGLPAPGMTDWSFFAVYDGHAGSRVANYCSKHLLEHIISTSLGAGGIQCSQAGSDSSTSDPPALVPPTVETVKSRIRTGFLRIDEHMRSFSDLRNGMDRSGSTAVGILLSPDHFFFINCGDSRAVLYRNSHVCFSTLDHKPCNPRERERIQNAGGSVMIQRVNGSLAVSRALGDFDYKCVEGKGPTEQLVSPEPEVFEMVRAPEQDQFVILACDGIWDVMSNEELCEFVKSRLEVSDDLERVCNEVVDTCLHKGSRDNMSIVLVCFPNAPKVSEEAVRKDAELNKYLESRVEEMLSRPGEHGFPDLVEVMRNLSTDIGMPVLPPGGGFHSKQSVIEAVYNRLNPYREEDGPSCFI from the exons ATGGGTGCATTCCTGGACAAGCCCAGGACAGAGAAGCACAACTTGCATGCTGAGGGCAATGGCCTGCGCTATGGGCTGAGCTCCATGCAGGGCTGGCGGGTGGAGATGGAGGATGCTCACACAGCTGTGTTGGGACTTCCTGCTCCTGGTATGACTGACTGGTCCTTTTTTGCCGTGTATGATGGTCACGCTGGCTCAAGGGTTGCCAACTACTGCTCTAAGCATCTTCTGGAACACATAATCAGTACTAGCTTAGGGGCCGGAGGGATCCAATGTTCCCAGGCTGGTTCAGACAGCTCCACCAGTGACCCTCCAGCACTGGTTCCTCCTACAGTTGAGACTGTGAAATCCAGGATCCGGACAGGCTTCCTGAGAATTGATGAGCACATGCGCAGCTTTTCTGACCTTCGAAACGGCATGGACCGTAGTGGCTCTACAGCAGTGGGAATCCTCTTGTCACCTGATCATTTCTTCTTCATCAACTGTGGCGATTCTCGAGCTGTTCTATACCGCAATTCACATGTGTGCTTCTCCACACTTGACCACAAGCCTTGCAACCCACGTGAGAGAGAGCGCATTCAGAATGCCGGCGGCTCAGTGATGATTCAGAGGGTTAATGGGTCACTGGCTGTATCAAGGGCCTTGGGGGACTTTGATTACAAGTGTGTGGAGGGGAAGGGCCCCACAGAGCAGCTGGTTAGCCCCGAACCAGAAGTGTTTGAGATGGTTCGGGCCCCTGAACAGGATCAGTTTGTGATCCTGGCGTGTGATGGTATCTGGGATGTTATGTCCAATGAGGAGCTGTGTGAGTTTGTGAAATCTAGGCTTGAGGTGTCTGATGATCTGGAGAGAGTCTGCAATGAAGTGGTGGACACCTGCCTGCACAAG GGGAGTCGGGATAACATGAgtattgtgttagtgtgttttccCAACGCTCCCAAAGTGTCGGAGGAAGCTGTGAGGAAAGATGCTGAGCTCAACAAATATCTGGAGTCTCGAGTGGAAG AGATGCTGTCTCGGCCAGGGGAGCACGGGTTTCCTGACCTGGTAGAAGTGATGAGGAACCTGTCCACCGACATCGGCATGCCCGTGCTGCCACCAGGGGGAGGCTTTCACAGCAA ACAAAGTGTTATTGAAGCAGTATACAACCGTCTAAATCCATACAGGGAGGAAGATGGG CCCTCCTGTTTCATTTG A
- the ppm1ba gene encoding protein phosphatase 1B isoform X1 yields MGAFLDKPRTEKHNLHAEGNGLRYGLSSMQGWRVEMEDAHTAVLGLPAPGMTDWSFFAVYDGHAGSRVANYCSKHLLEHIISTSLGAGGIQCSQAGSDSSTSDPPALVPPTVETVKSRIRTGFLRIDEHMRSFSDLRNGMDRSGSTAVGILLSPDHFFFINCGDSRAVLYRNSHVCFSTLDHKPCNPRERERIQNAGGSVMIQRVNGSLAVSRALGDFDYKCVEGKGPTEQLVSPEPEVFEMVRAPEQDQFVILACDGIWDVMSNEELCEFVKSRLEVSDDLERVCNEVVDTCLHKGSRDNMSIVLVCFPNAPKVSEEAVRKDAELNKYLESRVEEMLSRPGEHGFPDLVEVMRNLSTDIGMPVLPPGGGFHSKQSVIEAVYNRLNPYREEDGSGAELEYNW; encoded by the exons ATGGGTGCATTCCTGGACAAGCCCAGGACAGAGAAGCACAACTTGCATGCTGAGGGCAATGGCCTGCGCTATGGGCTGAGCTCCATGCAGGGCTGGCGGGTGGAGATGGAGGATGCTCACACAGCTGTGTTGGGACTTCCTGCTCCTGGTATGACTGACTGGTCCTTTTTTGCCGTGTATGATGGTCACGCTGGCTCAAGGGTTGCCAACTACTGCTCTAAGCATCTTCTGGAACACATAATCAGTACTAGCTTAGGGGCCGGAGGGATCCAATGTTCCCAGGCTGGTTCAGACAGCTCCACCAGTGACCCTCCAGCACTGGTTCCTCCTACAGTTGAGACTGTGAAATCCAGGATCCGGACAGGCTTCCTGAGAATTGATGAGCACATGCGCAGCTTTTCTGACCTTCGAAACGGCATGGACCGTAGTGGCTCTACAGCAGTGGGAATCCTCTTGTCACCTGATCATTTCTTCTTCATCAACTGTGGCGATTCTCGAGCTGTTCTATACCGCAATTCACATGTGTGCTTCTCCACACTTGACCACAAGCCTTGCAACCCACGTGAGAGAGAGCGCATTCAGAATGCCGGCGGCTCAGTGATGATTCAGAGGGTTAATGGGTCACTGGCTGTATCAAGGGCCTTGGGGGACTTTGATTACAAGTGTGTGGAGGGGAAGGGCCCCACAGAGCAGCTGGTTAGCCCCGAACCAGAAGTGTTTGAGATGGTTCGGGCCCCTGAACAGGATCAGTTTGTGATCCTGGCGTGTGATGGTATCTGGGATGTTATGTCCAATGAGGAGCTGTGTGAGTTTGTGAAATCTAGGCTTGAGGTGTCTGATGATCTGGAGAGAGTCTGCAATGAAGTGGTGGACACCTGCCTGCACAAG GGGAGTCGGGATAACATGAgtattgtgttagtgtgttttccCAACGCTCCCAAAGTGTCGGAGGAAGCTGTGAGGAAAGATGCTGAGCTCAACAAATATCTGGAGTCTCGAGTGGAAG AGATGCTGTCTCGGCCAGGGGAGCACGGGTTTCCTGACCTGGTAGAAGTGATGAGGAACCTGTCCACCGACATCGGCATGCCCGTGCTGCCACCAGGGGGAGGCTTTCACAGCAA ACAAAGTGTTATTGAAGCAGTATACAACCGTCTAAATCCATACAGGGAGGAAGATGGG AGCGGAGCTGAGTTGGAGTACAACTGGTAG